The Spirosoma oryzicola region TAAGTCAGGCGGGGTGGTTGCCGATAGGCGATTCGCTGGCGACCTACGCGGAAGGATCAGGCTTACCCACGCTGGCCAAAAGTCGGATGGTCAACGCCTATGCACTGGCGCACGCCAACGATCAGACGAATCGCGTAGTGGCGGATCGGGTAACTGAAACCCGGCTGCCGGGCTGGGCGTGGCTACTGCTTTTTGTCGTCTGCCTGACGAGCCTGTGGGTCGAACCAAAGCTAGGTTGATTTAGGCCGCTTTACTGCCTACGTAGTGTCGGCGGGGCGCCCACGTGGTGTCGGTTTTGAGAAACCGACACCACGTGGGCGCCCCGCCGACACCATTCTGTCTGCGTTATCGTTAAACTTGCGGGACCATTCGGAGGTTATAGGCCAAAACGCAAATCGTATGTGGGAGGAAAAAGACAATCAACTGACGCGTGAGTTTATGTTCACCGATTTTTCGGAAGCGTTCGCTTTCATGACCCGCGTGGCGCTTATCGCCGAGAAAATGGATCACCATCCGTGGTGGTCGAACGTGTACAACAAGGTAACGATCCGGCTTTCTACGCATGATGCGGGCAATACCGTGACGGAAAAGGATCAGAAGATGGCGGCTGCTATCGATAAATTGATTGTTGGCGAAGTGTGGTAAAACAAAGGTCTCCTCGTCTGGCGCTGGTACAACTGGTGTACCTGCTGGTGAGCTGTCTCGTACTCGGAGCGATGCTGGCGTTACCCCGAAATTATGATTGGCTAACGACCACTGTCCGGCATTTTTACGAACAACGGCAAACGTTGGGCGAGCAGATGGGCAAGGAAAGCCGAATGCGGAAAGGCTACGGCACGGCGTACACGTACACTACGCTGATCAAACAACAGGGCAAGCCCAACGATTACCTATTGATTCCTCCGCAACGGTATCTCATTCGAAACGCCTACAAACAGGGAGCCGCTGACGGGTTTGTCTGGCTGTATCCAAGCGTACTCTATTATCACCTCGGTCAATCAATTCACCTGCGCGAAATGACCGCGCCGGATACTATGCGCCAACGCGCTACGTACACCCTTTGGGTAACAAACGGTCGGTTGGAACTGCTCCGACTTACGAACCAGAACCGGGCGGCAGTGCTGGATACGTTCGGTAAGTATGATCCTCACTTTTTTGCGTACACACCCGCTCAGGCTAAACGATATTATTCAAAGCGATGATTTGGCCCGTAGTGTTGGTAGTTTGTATGCAATGGCTGCTCGGCTTTGGCATGGTCACGCGGCTGAAAGCGGTCCGTAATGGGATGAGCCTTTCAGGACTTTCTATGCTGGTTGGTCTGGGCGTAAGTTCGCTGGTGCCGTTTATCGTTGAGTTCGCGCAGCTACCGATTACGGCTACTCCGGTATTCGTGGGGCTGGGTGTACTCACCGGGTTTTCGGCCCTCCTGCTGCAGGGGCAGGGCGAGTATCTGCGAGCGGTATTTTCGGGTCAACGAACTGCTATCCGACTGTATGAGCTACCGTTTCTGGGGTTCTGGGCTTATCTGCTGTTCATCAGCGCCTGGAAATGTGCGTGGTTTCCGAATACCCCTTTCGATACGATTGTCGGTCCTGATCTGGTGGCAACGGCTGCCGTACGGGAGCAAACGCTGGCGTCGTCGGTGTTTACCGAGCATCTGCCGTTGGTGTCGGTCTTTAGCAACCAACCGTTCTACGCGCCTTTTACGGCCATGCAGCAGGTGATCTACTTGCTGGCGGCTCAGAACGACGGCCCATTTGTGTTCGGGAAAATCTGGCTTACGGTGCTGGTCGTTGGTTTCGGGTTGTGGCTCTACGCGGAACTACGCGAGCGCATTCATCCGCTGCTGGCTGGCGTGTTGATAACGGTACTGGCCTGTACACCCGAACTGTTTTCGTACACCTTTCTGGTGCAGACCGATTGGGCGAATGCCGCGTTCTTCGTGGTGGGGGTTATGCTGCTTCAGCGCTATCTGGCATCGGGCGGGCGGGGCGTACTGGCGGGGAGCGCCTTGCTGATGGCACTGGCCTGCTGGACCCGTACGGAAACTATATTCTTTGCCGCGATTGGATCGTTACTCCTGTTCGTTCGATTGGTTAGAAGACATCCCGTAAGGGCAGTTGTTCTTGCGGCTGGTTATTCGCTGGCGGGTTTACTGCCGGTGCTGTTCTGGAATTACGGATTTCTGCGGGGGTATGTGCCGCTGCCACCCCAGGCTCATTTGGGTGTCATTCATGGCGTGACGGATGGGTATGTCGGCAAACTACTGGCGGTCTTTTCGGCCATGAATAAAACCGTGGTCTTCGATGCGGACTACTGGAATTATACGGTTTATATTTTCGTCGGGCTTGCCCTGCTAAATCTCGTACTCTTTCGGGACAAACGCGGCTGGATAACTCTGGTCTGGCTTATCGGTATCTACGGACTGTTTGGTTTGATTATTCAGCATGTAGACGGTGCCAACGTTGCCTATACCTTTCGGCGGGGTTTTTTCAAACTGCTGTTCTTGATGTACGTCTACCTCGCGGACACGACGTTAGTCAACCGGCTGTCCGAATGGTTGTATCGGTGGGAAGACCGGGCAATTCCGTTGTCTGACGAAACACCGGCTCCGCCAGGAATCGTTTAGTAGTGTTCGGGGTGGTGTCGGTTTTGAGAAACCGACACCACCCCGAACGAATAGAGTGATCAACAACGGTGCCGATCTATTCGCCACTCGGTCGCTTTATCCATTCCGTCAGGGGCGTGGGCGAGCCAAAATCAGGCGCTCCGTCGGCTTTCCAGCCGAACGGCTGCATGCGTAACGAACGCTGGTCCCCGCAACCCTGGCCGGGGGCCGCGTTGGCGTGGTAGACAAGCCAGTTCTGGGTGCCATCGGCTGACGTGAAAAAGCCGTTATGGCCTACGCTGTAAGCGCCATTGCCCGAATACGGACCAAAGACCGGCGTTGCTGATTTCGTCCAGGAGGAAGGCGTCAGCAGGTTGGCGTTGGTAGGGGCGGAGAGCTGGCCTAAAGCGTAGAAGTCGGTGCCGCAGAAACTAGCCGAGTAAATCAAATAAACCGTGTTGTTGTGCACCAGAAACTCCGGGCCTTCGTTGACACCGAACCCTTGTTTTTCCCAGGTATAATCAGGTGTTGATACGCGAATCCGTGGCCCTTCGGCAGTGTACGGATTGGTTAGCTTGCAGAGGTACAGGTTCTGCTGACCACCCAGATCGTTTTCCCAGCCCGACCACGCGAAATAAAGCTGGTTGTCCAGTTGCAAGACGGTTCCGTCGATGGCCCATTTGTTGTCGGGCAGGTTCAATTGACCTTTATCAACCCAGGTGCCTTGTGTGGGGTCCGCCGATTCGTTTTCGAGCACAAACATCCGGTGGGTAGCATCGACACCGTTGTTGTCGGCGGCATAATAGATGTACCACTTGTTGTTAATATTGAACAGCTCAGGAGCCCAGATGTCCCGCGAGTTAGGACCCGTAGCCGGTGGAGTCCAGACGGTAACGGGCCGGGCCTGATTCAGTCGGCTCATCGAGCGGGTTTTGTAGATGCGGAGGCTGTTGCCGGTGGTGTGCATCACGTAATAAAACCCGTCTTTGCTGGTCACCCACGGATCGGGGGCCGCCGTTAACTGGGGGTTCTGAAACCTGCCGACGGTATCGACCGCTGCTACCGGTGGGTTAGGGGTGGGGTTAGGCTTATCGCCAGATTTGCAGCCGCCAAATTCGGTCAGCGACAGCGTTACGAGTACATAAAGAAACCAGTTTTTCATGCTTTGTTAACAAAAAAACACGGTAACGAATTCTCCGTAGAGAAACACGTTACCGTGTTGGTCGATGGCTTAGTAATTCGGGTTCTGGATCAGGTTTGGATTCAGGTCACGATCCAGCTGCGGAATGGGAAGCAATTCGCTTTTCCCTTTTACGAACGTCGAAAAAGCCGGGTCACGGCTAGCCAGTTGCGGCCCCAGATCGCCCCAGCGGGCCAGGTCATTCCAGCGGTGGCCTTCACCCGATAATTCCGTCACGCGTTCGTGCTTGAGCTGAGCCAGAAACTGATCCTGCGTTAACCCCGGTCTTGCCGCCGTAAGCGTTGGCAATCCAGCCCGGCGTCGTACCTGATCGACATACGCATAGGCCTGGGTGGTCTTGCCCGTCGCGTTCAAGGCTTCGGCGTACATCAGCAGCACGTCGGCATAGCGGATATAACGCCAGTTGTTGGGCGAGCGGTAGCCTTCCTCGTTTTTCCAATGGTCGTTCTGAAACTTCCGGAACCACACCCGCTTGTTGTCCCGACCGTAACGTTGGGTAAACGTCTGGCCGTAGATCAGCGTGGAATCTGGTCCTTTCACATTAGTTGAATCAAACAGAAACGAAGCTTCCAGGCGCGGGTCGCGGGCACCCGTAGTCGTTGGTTCGTAGAACTCGCGGGTTGGCCAGCGGTTCGCTTCGCCGTCGGACCAGCCAATGCTTGGAGGGCCGAAGAACTGGGCCAGCGACGTGCCGTAGTTCTGATTGGGGGTTTCCGTATCGTCATCCGTCGTTTCCGCCGGGTTGATCTGAAACTGCCATTCAAAGATAGACTCCCGGTTGTTTTCTGTCGAGATCAAAAAGTTGTCGCGGTAGTTCGCTGTCAAGGCGTAGATACCCTTGCCTTCGCCATCCGCCAGCCATTGTAGGGGCGTAAGCGACTCGGTGTATTTGCGCTGCTGCATGTACGAACGTGCCAGCAAGGCATAAGCCGCTCCTCGGGTGGCCCGGCCCAGCTCCGCCGAAGCGTAGGTTGTTGGCAGGACAGGAGCCGCTTCGGTCAGATCCTTTTCGATCTGCGCCCAAACCTGCGCACTGGTTGCCGAGCTAGGTCTGTCGCCTACCACCGATACCTGCAAAACAAGCGGCACATTGCCCCACAACGTAACCAGGTGAAAGTAGTACATGGCCCGCAAAAACTTCGCTTCGCCGATATAGCGTTGCTTCAGCGTTTCGTCCATCTGAATGGCAGGCAGGTAGTTGATCACCTGATTGGCCCGGTTGATGCCGATGTAGTTATCGTTCCAGACGCCGTAGGCATTGCCGTAGTTGTAATCCGTGATCAGGAACTGATCCATGTTGTTGACGATGTCGGTCGCTGGACTTTGGCTGCGGCCCTCGTCGGAACGGATAATGTAATAAAACGGCATCCACCGCGAAATGCCACCCCGGTGCATGGTGCTGTAGACAGAATTGACCCCCGCCAGGGCATCGTCGGACGTTTTCCAGAACGACTCGGTCGTTACCTGGTTGGGGTTTACAATGGTTAAGCTTCGGTCGCAGCTCGTCAGTCCCAGAACGGTAACCAGACTCAAAGCGCTCAGTATGTTTTTCATAAGGAAAATGAGTTGTCGTTAAAAATCACCCGTCAAACCGACCGAAATGACGCGGGGCGAGGGCCAGTTGCCGTTATCGACACCACGCTCCTGGATGCCAGCAGTACCTCCTGCACCCGTTACGTCGGGATCAAGGCCCGTGTATTTCGTGATGGTGAACAGGTTCTGACCGCTTACAAACACCCGCCCGTTCCGGACCGCGATTTTGCTCAACAGTGCTTTGGGAAGCGTATAGCCGATCTCCACGTTTCGCACCCGCAAGTACGAAGCGTCTTCCAGCCAGCGGTCCGTGTACCCAAAGTTGTTTGAAATGATCCCCTGCGGATTGTACACATTCGCGTTGGGGGTTGCCTGCAACGCAATGCGTGGGTCGTTGGTGTTCGTGTTCGTCGGCGACCACGGGTTGACGTCCCGGCGGAAATTGGTGTTCTGGTAGCTGTCCAGCGACCGGCGAACATCGTTGTACACGGTGTAGCCAAACACACCCACCAGCTGCACGTTCAAACTAAACTGCTTGTAGCTGCCGTTGAACTGCGCACCGGTCTGTAATTTGGGCCAGGGCGAACTAACAAACTGGCGGTCGTCATTTTGTGTAATCTGACCGTCGCCGTTGGTGTCTACGTAGCGGATATCACCGGGCCGGGCATCGGGCTGGATGAGGTTGCCATTCGGTCCCCGGTAGTTGTTGACTTCTTCCTGCGTCTGGAAAATACCGGCTGTTTTCAGGACGTACCACTGACCAACGGGTTGGCCAACCTGCGAGCGGGTGTTGCCACTCTGAATGTAATTTACGTTTTGTCCCTGATTGCCGACGTTTTCGATCCGGTTCTTGATCGTGGTGAAGTTAGCCGATACATCCCACTTGACGGCGTGTTCATTGTTGCGGTACGTAGCCGAAAACTCAACACCCCGGTTGCGGATCGACGCCGTATTCACGTACGGATTACCGCGCAGATTACCCAGATAGCCCGGTACGGCCAGGTTCAGAATCGCATCCGACGACAGGGAGTTGTAATAGTTGATCTCCGCCGAAAGCCGGTTGTTGAGGAAGCTGGCGGTTACCCCGTAGTTCTGCGAAATCCGCTGTTCCCAGCGCAGATCCGGGTTTGCCAACTGAGCCTGGTAAGCCCCCACGCTGGCGTTCTGGTCGATCCCGAAAATGGCTCTTGGGTTGTTGTTGATAAAGGCCGTGTACGGAAACGAACCAAGGGTTGGCACCACAATACCCAATTTGCCGTACGAGGCATTCAGCTTCAGATCCGAGATCCAGTCGACGTGGAAAAACTTTTCCTGACTGATACGCCAGGCACCGGCCACCGATGGGAAGAAACCCGTCCGGTAGTTCTCCCCAAAGCGCGAATCCTGGTCAACGCGACCCGTCAGCGTCAGCAGGTATTTGTCGTTGTAGGTATAGTTCACCCGGCCGATGTACCCAAGAATCCGGTAGTTGTCGGGCGTGCCACCGGCGGAGTTCGAGATGCCCGTAGCCGCATTGATGGTCGTGAAATACTGACCACCGGCGTACCCCAGATTGGTGCGAGAACCCGACGTAACGTCACGCTGGGCCGTTTGCTGGCTGATCCCGACCACGCCGTTGATGTTGTGGACGCCAACCGTTTTGTTAAAGTTCAGCGTATGCTCGAACAGCAGACTCAGGTAGCGGGACCGGTCTTCGCCGACGGAACTGGGCACCACAGCCGCGCTGTACTGATAAATGCCGATCCGGCGCAGGTTCTGGGTGTAATCGAAACTTACTTCCAGACCCGCGTTGGCGCGGTAATTCAACCAGTCGGTCAGCTTGACATCGAGGTAAGCGTTTCCAACCAGTTTGGCGAAGTTGCTTTTGTTCGATACCAGATTACGCGCGGCCACCGGGTTGTAGGCGTAGGTTACTGCACCGGGATTGGTACCGATCCCGTAGCCTTCCGGGTTGCTGGCGTTGATAAAACTAGGGTCCTGCACCGGGATAACGGGCAGCATACTGGCCATGTCGTAGATCGGGTTGCCCGCCGGGAAATTCCGAATGTTGGAGTTGGTCAGCACGGCATTCTCGCCAAACGTAAAGCGACCGATGGTGCTCCGGGTATTGATCCGCAGGCTGGCCCGGTCGAAGTTGCTACCGATCACATAGCCCACGTTATTAAAGTAGCTGCCCGAAATCAGATACGAACCGGTCTTCGAGCCGCCCGACAAGGTCAGGTTGTAGTCTTGTAAACTACCCGTACGGAGAACTTCGTCCTGCCAGTTGGTATTGATGGCCGGGTTAAACGTTGCTTCGGCTACACTGGAGGGGGGCGTCTGGCTGGAGTTCTGGTATTGCTGCCGTTGCAGAGCCGCAAAACCCGACGCGTCGGTAAGATCCCAGCGTTTGTAAGTCTGTTGCACGCCGTATTTGGCCGCGAACGACACGCGCACCGGACCTTCTTTCCCTTGTTTCGTCGTGATGATGATCACGCCGTTGGCCGCTCTTGATCCGTAGATAGCCGCTGCGGACGCATCTTTCAACACTTGAATGGACTCGATGTCGTCGTTGTTGATGGTCGGGTTCGCGTCGGCAATCATCCCGTCGATGATGTACAGCGGATCGGTGTTCAGGAAGCTGGCAACCCCGCGAATCTGGATTGAAGCCTGCTGCCCTGGTACCCCCGTATTCCGAACCGTGACGCCGGGCGAAAGACCCTGGATGGATTCGGCGACGGAGTTAGCCGTTACCCGGTTCGACTGCGCTACGCTGATCACGTCGTTGGCCCCCGTAACGTCCCGCTTACGAACGGTCTGGTACCCAATAACCACGACTTCTTCGAGGGTGCGGTTGTCGGGGACCAGCTTCACATTGATCGTCGACTGGTTGTTGATAGCTACGTCCTGGTTCACGTAGCCGACGCTCGACACGGTGAGCGTTGTTGCCGCATCACTGGCGTTCAGGGTAAAGTTGCCGTTCGCGTCGGTGGTGGTACCGTTGGTGGTGCCTTTTTCCAGGACGTTGGCCCCCGGTAAACCCGCATTGGTTTCGTCGGTAATCTGACCGGTGATGCGCCGGACGGCGGTGACTTCCCGCAGCTCGACCGGACGGGCTTCGTCGGGTGCGACGGGAGCGTTTACCGAAACGGGTTCCTTTTTGGGAATAGGCTGGATAACGTACAGATTATCCTTGATTTTCCGGTAACGTAGTCCCTGTTCGTTAAGCAGCTGATTCAGCGACTGTTCCAGCGTGCTGCCATCCGGTTCGGTTTCGGTCAGGCGGTTGGCCAGCAGCGACTCATCATACGCAAAGCTGACTTTGTAGCGCTTTTCCAACTCGCTCAACACTTTCTTTAAGGAGCGAGCCCGACTCGGCTTATTTTCGGGAAACGTGTGTTCTGTCCTGCTTTGAGCCCGGGTCAGCAACTGGGCCGCAGCTACAGACGGTAGACTGAGTACCACCGTTCCTGCCATCCAGAGCGAAAGGGGTAAAACCATTCTTTTCATACCACGAAGAGTTAATTGATTGCAATTGATTATTTACTTGTGCGTGTAGCGCCTGAATTACTGTCGGTGCAGGTAGATCCGGTCCTTGTCCCGGACAACCTGTAAGTCGAACGTAGCTGCCAGCGTTGTTAACAGCGTCTCTACATCCTGACTGGATAAATTGCCCGTAAACCGTCGTTCGGCCAGCGCGTCATCATCGAAAACAAGCGTCAGGCCCCAACCATCATTCAGCTGTTGGGCAATGGCGCGCAGCGGGGTGTTTTCGAAGGCGAATTCCTGCTTAGTCCAGGCCGTATACAGTTGCGGTTTGGCCCGTTTGATCGCGACCGGTAGGGCTTCCGACTGGGCCGTGGCTAGTTCGCCGGGCTTCATCAGCATCACACGAGCTGCCGGACCGTTCGGTTGTGACAACTGAATTTTTCCTTCCGACAGTACGACCTGCGTTTGTCCCCGGCGGGTGTTGACATTAAACCGGGTTCCTAGCACCGATATGTCCAGGTTAGGCGTGTGGGTAATGAATTTGAGCCGCCCCGACGATGTGCGCTGTTTGGTGACGGTAAAAAAAGCTTCGCCTTCGAGCCATACCTCGCGGTCGCGGGCGTTTGTCCAGTCGGTTGGGTAGGAAAGCGTTGAGTTCCCGTTCAGCCGCACCTGCGACCCGTCGGGAAGCGTAACGGTCAGCAACTGGCCGTAATTCGTATGCACCTCCTGCCGTTGCCCGTAGTGCCAGTAGGCCCAGCCACCGCCCGCCAGCACCAGCAAACCCGTTAGCGAGGCCGCCAATTGCCAACGCCGGAATGGATTGACCCAACGTTGCCAGCGTGTTTTGACTTCGCCCAATGGCTGCATCTGCTGCTCGTAGGCCGTATCCAGCACCTGCCAGATGCGTTCCTGGCGGCTATCCGTCAAATCGTCCTGCCGAATGCGAAGGTGCAGTAAAATGGCACTGGCTTCCTCAATGACGGGCTGCTGTTCGGGATGCCTGAGCATAAACGAATGCCAGAACGACATCGTCTCTTCGTCGGGCTGTAGCACCCACCGACGAAATGATTCGTCCAGAACAAACTCGTTTATGGAGTAATGACTATAATCCGGTAGATCTGAGGCATTCATGCGATGAGGGTAGCAGATGACAAAAAACAAAGGCGTTCATCGGCTTTATTATCCCTCGCAGTCGCGATTATTTTACAAAATTTATCGGATCAGTGCCAGGACGGCGAGAATAGTGTGCAGGGCCATCCGCTTTTGGAGCGAGGCAATGGCTTTATAAACAATCTTGTAAACGGAGCTTTGCTCGATGCCCATGACGCCCGCTATCTCCTCGTAGCTCAGATTGTCGAAATACTTCAAAAAAAGGGCTTCCTTCTGGCGGGCGGGTAGGCTATTCAGCTCATGCAGTAATAGCGTCGATTGTTCCTGAGAAATCTGGGCGTCCAGCCAGGTGGGTTCGTAGTAGAATTCGATCTTAAAATCGAGCGTGTCCAGTTCGTGATCGAATCGTTGTTCGCGGGTAAGCTTGCGGACGATATCCCGACGAAGCGCCCGCATCAGGTAAAATTTAATCGAATCGGTGCGGCCTAACCGCTCGCGTGTTTCGAGGATGGTCAGGAAGAGGTCTTGCAGACAGTCCTCGGTCATTTCCCGATTCTGAGCGATCTTGTATCCGTAGTTATAGAGTGTTTTGGCGTACTTACCGTAGAGATAGGCATAGGCCGCTTTATTGCCGTTTAAAAAATCATCCCAGAGTACGGTATCCGTTGAGTAAGAGTAACTTAAGGAGGCATCCAACTGAATAAGTGTTTAGCACATACTAAATGTAAAGAATTAACGGGAATAGTCATAATTGTTCCACAAAAAAGGATGTTTGGCTGTGGTCGTGGTGTCGGCGTGTCCGCCCGCGTGGTGTCGGTTTCTCAAAACCGACCCTTTGCGTCAGCAATCCGTGTCGGTTTTGAGAAACCGACACCACTACAAAAACAAGCAAGCCGAAAGCGTTAGATCTCGGCTTGCAAACCGGAATGGATGGTCAACCGGTCACCGTGGCGCGAATCAGTTAGTCGGATACGAGAACTCATAATCGCCGGAGCCTACTTCCAGGGTAAGATCGTTCTGACCCGCTTTGATGTTGCGGAAATTGGCACCCTGCGCGAGAGCTTTTCCGCCTTCGGTCACACGCGATGCGTCTGCTTTGGGGAGTCGGATGGTGGCCGTCGTGTTGGTCGGAACA contains the following coding sequences:
- a CDS encoding 4a-hydroxytetrahydrobiopterin dehydratase; the protein is MWEEKDNQLTREFMFTDFSEAFAFMTRVALIAEKMDHHPWWSNVYNKVTIRLSTHDAGNTVTEKDQKMAAAIDKLIVGEVW
- a CDS encoding glycoside hydrolase family 43 protein; this translates as MKNWFLYVLVTLSLTEFGGCKSGDKPNPTPNPPVAAVDTVGRFQNPQLTAAPDPWVTSKDGFYYVMHTTGNSLRIYKTRSMSRLNQARPVTVWTPPATGPNSRDIWAPELFNINNKWYIYYAADNNGVDATHRMFVLENESADPTQGTWVDKGQLNLPDNKWAIDGTVLQLDNQLYFAWSGWENDLGGQQNLYLCKLTNPYTAEGPRIRVSTPDYTWEKQGFGVNEGPEFLVHNNTVYLIYSASFCGTDFYALGQLSAPTNANLLTPSSWTKSATPVFGPYSGNGAYSVGHNGFFTSADGTQNWLVYHANAAPGQGCGDQRSLRMQPFGWKADGAPDFGSPTPLTEWIKRPSGE
- a CDS encoding RagB/SusD family nutrient uptake outer membrane protein, giving the protein MKNILSALSLVTVLGLTSCDRSLTIVNPNQVTTESFWKTSDDALAGVNSVYSTMHRGGISRWMPFYYIIRSDEGRSQSPATDIVNNMDQFLITDYNYGNAYGVWNDNYIGINRANQVINYLPAIQMDETLKQRYIGEAKFLRAMYYFHLVTLWGNVPLVLQVSVVGDRPSSATSAQVWAQIEKDLTEAAPVLPTTYASAELGRATRGAAYALLARSYMQQRKYTESLTPLQWLADGEGKGIYALTANYRDNFLISTENNRESIFEWQFQINPAETTDDDTETPNQNYGTSLAQFFGPPSIGWSDGEANRWPTREFYEPTTTGARDPRLEASFLFDSTNVKGPDSTLIYGQTFTQRYGRDNKRVWFRKFQNDHWKNEEGYRSPNNWRYIRYADVLLMYAEALNATGKTTQAYAYVDQVRRRAGLPTLTAARPGLTQDQFLAQLKHERVTELSGEGHRWNDLARWGDLGPQLASRDPAFSTFVKGKSELLPIPQLDRDLNPNLIQNPNY
- a CDS encoding SusC/RagA family TonB-linked outer membrane protein produces the protein MKRMVLPLSLWMAGTVVLSLPSVAAAQLLTRAQSRTEHTFPENKPSRARSLKKVLSELEKRYKVSFAYDESLLANRLTETEPDGSTLEQSLNQLLNEQGLRYRKIKDNLYVIQPIPKKEPVSVNAPVAPDEARPVELREVTAVRRITGQITDETNAGLPGANVLEKGTTNGTTTDANGNFTLNASDAATTLTVSSVGYVNQDVAINNQSTINVKLVPDNRTLEEVVVIGYQTVRKRDVTGANDVISVAQSNRVTANSVAESIQGLSPGVTVRNTGVPGQQASIQIRGVASFLNTDPLYIIDGMIADANPTINNDDIESIQVLKDASAAAIYGSRAANGVIIITTKQGKEGPVRVSFAAKYGVQQTYKRWDLTDASGFAALQRQQYQNSSQTPPSSVAEATFNPAINTNWQDEVLRTGSLQDYNLTLSGGSKTGSYLISGSYFNNVGYVIGSNFDRASLRINTRSTIGRFTFGENAVLTNSNIRNFPAGNPIYDMASMLPVIPVQDPSFINASNPEGYGIGTNPGAVTYAYNPVAARNLVSNKSNFAKLVGNAYLDVKLTDWLNYRANAGLEVSFDYTQNLRRIGIYQYSAAVVPSSVGEDRSRYLSLLFEHTLNFNKTVGVHNINGVVGISQQTAQRDVTSGSRTNLGYAGGQYFTTINAATGISNSAGGTPDNYRILGYIGRVNYTYNDKYLLTLTGRVDQDSRFGENYRTGFFPSVAGAWRISQEKFFHVDWISDLKLNASYGKLGIVVPTLGSFPYTAFINNNPRAIFGIDQNASVGAYQAQLANPDLRWEQRISQNYGVTASFLNNRLSAEINYYNSLSSDAILNLAVPGYLGNLRGNPYVNTASIRNRGVEFSATYRNNEHAVKWDVSANFTTIKNRIENVGNQGQNVNYIQSGNTRSQVGQPVGQWYVLKTAGIFQTQEEVNNYRGPNGNLIQPDARPGDIRYVDTNGDGQITQNDDRQFVSSPWPKLQTGAQFNGSYKQFSLNVQLVGVFGYTVYNDVRRSLDSYQNTNFRRDVNPWSPTNTNTNDPRIALQATPNANVYNPQGIISNNFGYTDRWLEDASYLRVRNVEIGYTLPKALLSKIAVRNGRVFVSGQNLFTITKYTGLDPDVTGAGGTAGIQERGVDNGNWPSPRVISVGLTGDF
- a CDS encoding FecR family protein, translating into MNASDLPDYSHYSINEFVLDESFRRWVLQPDEETMSFWHSFMLRHPEQQPVIEEASAILLHLRIRQDDLTDSRQERIWQVLDTAYEQQMQPLGEVKTRWQRWVNPFRRWQLAASLTGLLVLAGGGWAYWHYGQRQEVHTNYGQLLTVTLPDGSQVRLNGNSTLSYPTDWTNARDREVWLEGEAFFTVTKQRTSSGRLKFITHTPNLDISVLGTRFNVNTRRGQTQVVLSEGKIQLSQPNGPAARVMLMKPGELATAQSEALPVAIKRAKPQLYTAWTKQEFAFENTPLRAIAQQLNDGWGLTLVFDDDALAERRFTGNLSSQDVETLLTTLAATFDLQVVRDKDRIYLHRQ
- a CDS encoding RNA polymerase sigma factor produces the protein MDASLSYSYSTDTVLWDDFLNGNKAAYAYLYGKYAKTLYNYGYKIAQNREMTEDCLQDLFLTILETRERLGRTDSIKFYLMRALRRDIVRKLTREQRFDHELDTLDFKIEFYYEPTWLDAQISQEQSTLLLHELNSLPARQKEALFLKYFDNLSYEEIAGVMGIEQSSVYKIVYKAIASLQKRMALHTILAVLALIR